In Gemmatimonadetes bacterium T265, one DNA window encodes the following:
- a CDS encoding gluconokinase produces the protein MVSADTSIPPVTVPPTVVVLMGPAGSGKSLVGTRLAVALGWPFYEGDAYHPPANVARMHAGIPLTDADRAPWLAALATIIARAVAADAPAVLACSALKHAYRGALVPAGAPAGAVRFVYLRADPALLANRLAGRPGHFFAPALLASQIATLELPDDAEPAPVLTVDAAHAPDGLVGEIRRAFSV, from the coding sequence ATGGTAAGCGCCGACACGTCGATCCCGCCGGTGACCGTCCCGCCGACGGTCGTCGTCCTCATGGGCCCTGCCGGCTCCGGGAAGTCCCTCGTCGGGACGCGCCTCGCCGTTGCCCTCGGCTGGCCGTTCTACGAAGGCGACGCGTACCACCCGCCCGCGAACGTCGCGCGCATGCACGCCGGCATTCCGCTGACCGACGCGGACCGCGCGCCGTGGCTCGCCGCGCTCGCTACGATCATCGCGCGCGCCGTCGCCGCGGACGCGCCCGCCGTGCTCGCCTGTTCGGCGCTCAAGCACGCGTACCGGGGCGCGCTCGTGCCGGCCGGGGCGCCGGCCGGGGCCGTACGCTTCGTCTACCTGCGCGCGGACCCCGCGCTGTTGGCAAACCGGCTCGCCGGGCGGCCCGGCCACTTCTTCGCACCGGCGCTGCTCGCAAGCCAGATCGCGACGCTCGAGCTGCCCGACGACGCCGAGCCGGCGCCGGTGCTGACCGTCGACGCGGCGCACGCGCCGGACGGGTTGGTCGGCGAAATCCGCCGCGCGTTCAGCGTCTGA
- a CDS encoding 3-carboxymuconate cyclase has translation MNRRDFLGDLVVSTAGVAAWLRGRPLRPRADDGLLVYVGTYTDKGRTDGIFCYRMDLRTGAWRPAGATAAGPNPSFLALHPQGRVLYAVNEVEQYEGAASGAVSAFAIDPASGALTLLGRRASRGGAPCYVSVDRAGRFALVANYVGGNVAAFPLGADGALGGAAQVLQHTGTGPRADRQEKPHAHSIVPDPSDRFALSADLGADRIYVYALGGGAAPLAPAAAPEVAVSPGAGPRHIAFHPSGRFVYVADELELTVRAFRFDPATGALAAVETVPLVEGAAGGDRTAADLHLAPSGRFLYASVRGADVLAVFAVDQTTGKLTPVQHVSTGGHWPRNFGLDPSGRFLYAANQRSDSVVGFRVDSDSGRLTPSGVSVEVGAPVCVRFVA, from the coding sequence GTGAACCGTCGCGACTTCCTGGGCGACCTCGTCGTTTCGACCGCCGGCGTGGCCGCGTGGCTCCGGGGCCGCCCGCTCCGCCCTCGCGCCGACGACGGCCTTCTCGTCTACGTCGGCACGTACACCGACAAGGGGCGGACCGACGGAATCTTTTGCTACCGCATGGACCTGCGGACGGGGGCCTGGCGCCCGGCCGGCGCGACGGCGGCGGGCCCGAACCCGTCGTTCCTCGCCCTGCACCCGCAGGGGCGCGTGCTCTACGCGGTCAACGAGGTCGAGCAGTACGAGGGCGCGGCGTCGGGGGCGGTGAGCGCGTTCGCGATCGATCCGGCGTCCGGCGCCCTCACGTTGCTCGGGCGGCGCGCCTCGCGCGGCGGGGCGCCGTGCTACGTGTCGGTGGACCGCGCCGGGCGGTTCGCGCTCGTCGCCAACTACGTCGGCGGCAACGTCGCGGCCTTCCCGCTCGGCGCCGACGGCGCGCTCGGCGGGGCCGCGCAGGTGCTGCAGCACACGGGAACCGGCCCGCGTGCGGACCGCCAAGAGAAGCCGCACGCGCACAGCATCGTCCCCGATCCGTCCGACCGCTTCGCCCTCTCTGCGGACCTCGGCGCGGACCGGATCTACGTCTACGCGCTCGGCGGCGGCGCGGCCCCGCTCGCCCCCGCGGCGGCTCCCGAGGTGGCCGTGAGCCCCGGCGCGGGCCCGCGACACATCGCGTTCCACCCGTCGGGGCGCTTCGTCTACGTCGCCGACGAACTGGAGCTGACGGTCCGGGCGTTCCGCTTCGACCCCGCGACGGGGGCGCTGGCGGCGGTCGAGACGGTCCCGCTGGTGGAGGGCGCCGCAGGCGGCGACCGCACGGCGGCCGACCTGCACCTCGCGCCGTCGGGGCGCTTCCTGTACGCGTCGGTGCGCGGCGCCGATGTGCTGGCGGTCTTCGCCGTGGACCAGACCACGGGCAAGCTCACGCCCGTGCAGCACGTCTCGACCGGCGGGCACTGGCCGCGCAACTTCGGGCTGGACCCGTCGGGGAGGTTCCTGTACGCGGCGAACCAGCGGTCGGACTCGGTCGTCGGGTTCCGGGTGGATTCCGACAGCGGGCGCCTAACGCCGAGCGGGGTGAGCGTGGAGGTCGGGGCGCCGGTGTGTGTCCGATTCGTGGCGTAG
- the xapD gene encoding ABC transporter ATP-binding protein: MIAFDAVSKRYARWRSARIVDALAGFTLTVRRGEVLGIAGPNGAGKSTLIGILLGYLRPTSGTVTIDGQAPRAYIERHGIGYLSELVDVEPRWTVGEALERFATLAGVRDAEVALRAQEVAERFGLADQRGARFRELSKGNKQRLGLAQALLRQERVLVLDEPTHGLDPLWTNRFRAVVAELRRPDRAVLVASHNLEELERLCDRVAILDRGQLQRVVDVTRVMPMTRASLWRLTVAAGAEQLADVFGEVVPLGRGDWAVRAAGLPELNAKLARALACGVLLSGVAPAQSALEHEFHEAVGDVLHEVAL; encoded by the coding sequence GTGATCGCGTTCGACGCCGTGTCGAAGCGCTACGCTCGGTGGCGGAGCGCGCGAATCGTCGACGCGCTCGCCGGGTTCACGCTCACCGTGCGGCGCGGCGAGGTCCTCGGCATTGCCGGGCCGAACGGGGCGGGGAAGAGTACGCTCATCGGCATCCTGCTCGGCTACCTGCGGCCGACCTCGGGCACGGTCACGATCGACGGACAGGCCCCGCGCGCGTACATCGAGCGGCACGGCATCGGCTATCTCTCCGAACTGGTCGACGTCGAGCCGCGGTGGACCGTCGGCGAGGCGCTCGAACGCTTCGCCACGCTCGCCGGCGTCCGCGACGCGGAGGTCGCGCTCCGCGCGCAGGAGGTCGCCGAAAGGTTTGGGCTGGCCGACCAGCGGGGCGCGCGGTTCCGGGAGCTGAGCAAGGGGAACAAGCAGCGGCTCGGGCTCGCGCAGGCGCTGCTGCGCCAGGAGCGCGTGCTCGTCCTCGACGAGCCGACGCACGGGCTCGACCCGCTCTGGACGAACCGCTTCCGCGCCGTCGTCGCGGAGCTGCGGCGGCCGGACCGGGCCGTGCTCGTCGCGTCGCACAACCTCGAGGAGCTGGAGCGGCTCTGCGACCGGGTCGCGATCCTCGACCGCGGGCAGCTGCAGCGCGTGGTCGACGTGACGCGCGTCATGCCGATGACGCGCGCCTCGCTCTGGCGCCTGACCGTGGCCGCGGGCGCCGAGCAGCTCGCGGACGTCTTCGGCGAGGTCGTCCCGTTAGGCCGCGGCGACTGGGCGGTGCGCGCGGCGGGGCTGCCGGAGCTGAATGCGAAGCTGGCGCGGGCGCTCGCCTGCGGAGTGCTGCTCTCCGGCGTCGCGCCGGCGCAGAGCGCGCTGGAGCACGAGTTCCACGAGGCGGTCGGGGACGTCCTGCACGAGGTGGCGCTGTGA
- the psuG gene encoding pseudouridine-5'-phosphate glycosidase: MTAHGTATSVLRESAAVAAARAAGRPLVLLESSVLAQGLPIPANREAAERMVAAVRSAGAEPAISAVVRGTPTLGLDGDDLERFLARDGVRKVSARDLAAAMLAGADGATTVAASLALGRLAGVPVFATGGIGGVHRELPGAPPARWVRDESADLMELARTPMVVVCAGAKSILDLPATLERLETLGVPVVGYRTRRLPGFFTADAGLPVPHTVEHASEVATLWRHHRALGREEAVLVVQPPPAGAALPGELVDGAVAEALAAAGREGVAGPAVTPYLLGAVQRATGGRSLAANLALLEANARLAGEIAAAIEAEAA; this comes from the coding sequence ATGACCGCGCACGGGACGGCGACCTCGGTCCTCCGCGAGTCCGCCGCCGTCGCCGCGGCCCGCGCCGCCGGCCGCCCGCTCGTCCTGCTCGAGAGTTCGGTCCTCGCGCAGGGTTTGCCGATCCCGGCCAACCGCGAGGCGGCCGAACGAATGGTCGCGGCCGTGCGGAGCGCGGGCGCCGAGCCCGCGATCAGCGCGGTCGTGCGCGGCACGCCGACGCTCGGCCTCGACGGCGACGACCTCGAACGCTTCCTCGCCCGCGACGGCGTGCGCAAGGTCTCCGCGCGCGACCTGGCCGCCGCGATGCTCGCCGGCGCCGACGGCGCGACCACGGTCGCCGCCTCGCTCGCCCTCGGCCGGCTCGCAGGCGTGCCGGTGTTCGCGACGGGGGGCATCGGCGGCGTGCACCGCGAGCTGCCGGGCGCGCCCCCCGCGCGCTGGGTACGCGACGAGTCGGCCGACCTGATGGAGCTGGCCCGCACGCCGATGGTCGTCGTCTGCGCCGGCGCGAAGTCGATCCTCGACCTGCCGGCGACGCTCGAACGGCTCGAAACGTTAGGCGTGCCGGTCGTCGGCTACCGCACGCGGCGCCTGCCGGGCTTCTTCACGGCCGACGCGGGGCTCCCCGTCCCCCACACGGTCGAGCACGCGTCGGAGGTCGCGACACTCTGGCGCCACCACCGCGCGCTCGGGCGCGAGGAGGCGGTGCTGGTGGTGCAGCCGCCGCCGGCCGGCGCGGCGCTGCCGGGCGAGTTGGTCGACGGGGCAGTGGCCGAGGCACTCGCGGCGGCAGGGCGCGAAGGGGTGGCCGGGCCCGCGGTGACGCCGTACCTGCTCGGCGCGGTGCAGCGGGCGACGGGGGGACGGTCGCTCGCCGCCAACCTTGCACTCCTCGAGGCGAACGCGCGGCTGGCGGGGGAGATCGCGGCGGCGATCGAGGCGGAAGCCGCCTAA
- the kynU gene encoding kynureninase: MPDDPLLRFRPEFPTLARSTYLVSNSLGAMPRAARDRLTEYADAWTDRGVRAWAERWWELPVSVGDEVAPLVGAPAGTVAMTPTVTLAHAAVVSALDFSRGRDTIVMTALDFPSVRYAVEAMAARLGARVVVVPSEDGMTVDADAVCAAVDERTRLVAVSHVLFRSAFVMDAERIVRHAHAAGALVMLDAYHSAGVMPVDVVALGTDFLAGGVLKWLCGGPGGSFLYVSAEAEARAGAPVRPALTGWQAHARPFAFDTAMEWAGGAWGWLGGTPVVPALYAAIEGPRLLAAAGMEAVRAKSVRQTERLVALADARGYPVRAPRDPARRGGTVAFDVPHGYEVAQALLARDVVVDYRPGAGIRVAPHFYTSDEELEAAVGAIDEILATGAWRAYEGPRATVT, encoded by the coding sequence ATGCCCGACGACCCGCTCCTCCGCTTTCGCCCCGAGTTCCCGACGCTCGCGCGGTCGACCTACCTCGTCTCGAACTCGCTCGGCGCGATGCCGCGCGCCGCGCGCGACCGCCTGACCGAGTACGCCGACGCGTGGACCGACCGCGGCGTGCGCGCGTGGGCGGAGCGGTGGTGGGAGCTGCCCGTGTCGGTCGGCGACGAGGTCGCCCCGCTCGTCGGCGCCCCCGCCGGCACCGTCGCGATGACGCCCACGGTCACGCTGGCGCACGCGGCCGTCGTCTCCGCGCTCGACTTCTCCCGCGGGCGCGACACGATCGTGATGACCGCGCTCGACTTCCCGAGCGTGCGCTACGCCGTCGAGGCGATGGCGGCGCGGCTCGGCGCCCGCGTCGTCGTCGTCCCGAGCGAGGACGGGATGACCGTCGACGCCGACGCGGTCTGCGCCGCGGTCGACGAGCGCACCCGGCTCGTCGCGGTGTCGCACGTGCTCTTCCGCTCGGCGTTCGTGATGGACGCCGAGCGGATCGTGCGGCACGCGCACGCGGCGGGGGCGCTGGTCATGCTCGACGCGTACCACTCGGCGGGCGTGATGCCGGTGGACGTCGTCGCGTTAGGCACCGACTTCCTCGCCGGCGGCGTGCTCAAGTGGCTGTGCGGCGGCCCCGGCGGGAGCTTCCTCTACGTGTCGGCGGAGGCCGAGGCGCGCGCCGGGGCGCCCGTGCGCCCCGCGCTCACCGGGTGGCAGGCGCACGCGCGGCCGTTCGCCTTCGACACGGCGATGGAGTGGGCGGGCGGGGCGTGGGGGTGGCTCGGCGGGACGCCGGTCGTGCCCGCGCTGTACGCCGCGATCGAGGGGCCGCGCCTGCTGGCCGCGGCCGGGATGGAGGCGGTGCGCGCGAAGAGCGTGCGGCAGACGGAGCGCCTCGTCGCCCTCGCCGATGCGCGCGGGTACCCCGTGCGCGCGCCGCGCGACCCGGCGCGCCGCGGCGGCACGGTCGCCTTCGACGTCCCGCACGGGTACGAGGTGGCGCAGGCGCTGCTCGCGCGCGACGTCGTGGTCGACTACCGCCCGGGCGCGGGGATCCGCGTCGCGCCGCACTTCTACACGAGCGACGAGGAGCTGGAGGCGGCGGTCGGGGCGATCGACGAGATCCTCGCGACGGGCGCGTGGCGCGCGTACGAGGGGCCGCGCGCGACGGTGACGTGA